The following proteins are co-located in the Candidatus Planktophila lacus genome:
- a CDS encoding M48 family metalloprotease translates to MATNDFRAQQSTNKGKTYFLLASMGLLTGLVAYAALTYFGAGTSTFMVPLAVGISLIGVWGSYYGSDKLVLKMTGAKLIQREDNPELFNVIEEVVIASGLPMPQVAIVVDTAPNAFATGRDPDHALIAFTTRILEVMDRDELQGVIAHEMAHVANRDTLVSAVAATTAGAIAILSDFLMRMMWFGGGRRDRDSNANPIMLVVSLFVLILAPIAATLLKSAISRRRESLADATAVSFTRNPAGLRKALEVLAADSTVVQQKSNAVAHIWIESPLDGKAVSKMFSTHPPIEERISTLRAMESLGN, encoded by the coding sequence ATGGCAACAAACGATTTTCGCGCCCAACAGAGCACAAATAAAGGAAAGACTTATTTCCTTCTTGCCTCAATGGGTTTACTCACCGGTCTAGTTGCATATGCAGCGCTAACTTACTTCGGCGCCGGCACATCAACCTTCATGGTGCCACTTGCAGTTGGTATTTCACTGATCGGCGTATGGGGTTCGTATTACGGCTCAGATAAATTAGTTCTAAAGATGACTGGAGCTAAGTTAATTCAGCGCGAAGATAACCCCGAACTCTTTAACGTCATTGAAGAAGTTGTTATCGCAAGTGGACTACCAATGCCACAGGTTGCAATCGTGGTCGACACTGCGCCAAACGCTTTTGCAACAGGGCGCGATCCCGATCATGCGTTAATTGCATTTACAACTCGCATCTTGGAAGTTATGGATCGTGATGAACTGCAAGGCGTTATTGCGCACGAGATGGCGCACGTAGCAAACCGCGATACTTTAGTTTCTGCAGTTGCCGCAACTACTGCAGGTGCAATTGCGATCTTGAGCGATTTCTTAATGCGCATGATGTGGTTTGGTGGTGGTCGTCGCGATCGCGATAGCAACGCCAACCCAATCATGTTGGTAGTTTCACTATTCGTTTTAATCCTGGCGCCAATTGCGGCAACACTACTTAAGAGCGCAATTTCACGCCGTCGTGAATCACTCGCTGATGCCACTGCTGTTTCATTTACTCGCAACCCTGCCGGTCTTCGCAAAGCACTTGAAGTACTTGCGGCAGATTCAACGGTCGTGCAACAGAAATCAAATGCAGTTGCTCATATCTGGATTGAGTCACCGCTGGATGGCAAAGCAGTTTCCAAGATGTTCTCTACCCATCCGCCAATTGAAGAGCGCATTTCAACTCTGCGTGCGATGGAGTCGTTAGGAAACTAA
- a CDS encoding sensor histidine kinase produces MPSFSSWSLLNRLTLGVVLLSTLGVVASDISAQSLLRTYLTQEVDNELLSVAGGSIPRLERAGIESDYDDFSDNEARSMQMRPLRSIPTSTSVTLIGPAGIVLGQIGGDLNATEITSYLTAITPEKASENGDRPFTIETDEHDFRVLLRTLPSGLGNVVIAHSFEDIDRILARLQGLFILIGLFMIFFIALASRKMIIVGLKPLANVEATAERIAEGDLTARLPDVKPNTEVGRLVGTLNTMLGRIEESFAARLESESKLRRFVADASHELRTPITAIRGFAELHRQGAVTGEEKTKELIGRIENESKRMGSLVEDLLLLARLDQSREMKSDPINLTQIVSDAVASARAAGQNHTVNFNEQAEEIYALGDKDRIHQVIANLLANARTHTPAGTVIDVSLKQDIDGVRIRIADNGPGLTDADQARIFERFYRADASRVRTDGEGTGLGLSIVDAVMRAHAGQVSVQSEVGKGAAFTLFFPLGS; encoded by the coding sequence ATGCCATCGTTCTCTAGTTGGAGTCTGCTCAACCGCCTGACTTTAGGTGTTGTTCTGCTTTCTACACTAGGTGTGGTGGCGTCAGATATCTCTGCTCAATCGCTACTTCGAACTTACTTAACTCAAGAGGTAGATAACGAACTATTAAGTGTCGCTGGTGGTTCTATCCCGCGACTAGAACGTGCGGGAATCGAATCTGATTACGATGATTTCAGCGACAACGAAGCTCGTTCAATGCAGATGCGGCCACTGCGCAGTATCCCAACTTCAACTTCAGTCACTTTGATTGGACCTGCAGGAATAGTTCTAGGCCAAATTGGTGGAGATTTAAATGCCACCGAGATAACTAGTTATTTAACGGCAATTACCCCTGAAAAAGCTTCTGAAAATGGAGATCGCCCGTTCACTATTGAAACTGACGAACATGATTTCCGCGTTCTTTTGCGAACACTTCCTTCTGGTTTAGGAAATGTAGTAATCGCACATTCATTTGAAGATATCGATCGTATTCTCGCTCGCCTGCAAGGTCTCTTTATTCTTATTGGTTTATTCATGATCTTCTTTATCGCACTCGCCTCTCGCAAGATGATTATCGTTGGACTTAAGCCACTGGCAAACGTTGAAGCCACAGCCGAAAGAATTGCTGAAGGAGATCTAACTGCGCGTCTTCCAGATGTAAAACCAAATACTGAAGTCGGGCGCTTGGTCGGTACGCTAAATACAATGTTGGGGCGCATTGAGGAATCTTTCGCTGCGCGTTTAGAGAGCGAAAGTAAGTTACGCCGCTTTGTGGCCGATGCTTCACACGAACTTCGTACACCGATTACCGCTATCCGCGGCTTTGCCGAACTCCATCGTCAGGGAGCGGTTACTGGTGAAGAGAAGACGAAAGAGCTAATCGGTCGTATCGAGAACGAATCTAAGCGGATGGGTTCACTTGTAGAGGATCTACTGCTCTTGGCTCGCCTTGATCAATCGCGGGAAATGAAATCAGATCCGATTAACCTCACACAAATTGTCTCCGATGCAGTTGCATCTGCACGCGCCGCCGGACAAAATCACACCGTCAACTTTAATGAGCAAGCTGAAGAAATTTACGCACTTGGAGATAAGGATCGAATTCATCAAGTTATCGCAAACTTGCTTGCCAATGCGCGTACTCACACACCTGCCGGAACGGTTATAGATGTCTCACTAAAGCAAGATATTGATGGAGTTCGTATTCGAATTGCGGATAACGGTCCTGGTTTAACGGATGCGGATCAAGCGCGAATCTTTGAGCGCTTCTATCGCGCTGATGCTTCGCGTGTTCGCACCGATGGTGAAGGAACAGGTTTAGGACTTTCCATTGTTGATGCGGTTATGCGCGCCCATGCTGGCCAAGTAAGTGTTCAATCCGAAGTCGGAAAAGGTGCTGCATTTACCCTCTTCTTCCCGTTAGGAAGTTAG
- a CDS encoding DMT family transporter produces the protein MLNKHRGEFYLVIGAIFFSMNGVVVTLVLDHMTTFRLAQVRALGTFFLLFLITFIQDRNSLKAERREIPTLLFYGVFGYAMVQLGYFIGISRGVPLSLVLIIEFTAPIWIVLWIKFVRKSVVAKDMWVAIALSLLGLILVAKVWQGFSFDLIGSFGALGAALALAVYFLMSQSQGTKRSAQAMVVWGMGVAGLFWSLVLPIWNFPTAIFTTEINLQGRFSGYSAPGWLLIAYVIVFGTLVPYLFVVGGIRRLSASTSSVIGMLEPVLAGAFAWIWLSQSWTAIQLFGGLIVLIGIYIADRAKTNAK, from the coding sequence ATGCTAAATAAGCATCGGGGCGAGTTCTACCTAGTAATAGGTGCGATCTTCTTCTCCATGAACGGGGTAGTTGTCACCTTGGTCCTCGACCATATGACCACCTTCCGCCTGGCCCAAGTGCGCGCACTTGGAACCTTCTTCCTCCTCTTTCTTATTACCTTTATTCAGGATCGAAATTCCCTAAAGGCCGAACGCCGTGAAATCCCAACCTTGCTCTTCTATGGCGTTTTTGGCTACGCGATGGTGCAGCTCGGTTACTTCATCGGCATTTCTCGCGGAGTTCCGCTTAGCTTGGTGCTGATTATCGAATTTACCGCACCAATATGGATCGTTCTCTGGATCAAATTTGTTCGTAAATCAGTCGTTGCTAAAGATATGTGGGTGGCAATTGCACTTTCATTACTTGGGTTAATTCTGGTTGCAAAAGTTTGGCAAGGATTCTCATTCGACTTAATCGGATCTTTTGGCGCCCTTGGCGCCGCGTTGGCTTTGGCCGTTTACTTCTTAATGAGCCAATCGCAAGGCACAAAACGTTCTGCGCAAGCGATGGTTGTTTGGGGAATGGGAGTCGCAGGGCTTTTCTGGTCTTTAGTGCTGCCGATCTGGAATTTTCCGACAGCGATTTTTACAACAGAGATTAATTTGCAGGGGCGCTTTAGTGGCTACAGCGCACCAGGTTGGTTATTGATCGCCTACGTAATTGTTTTTGGAACCTTGGTTCCGTACCTATTTGTGGTTGGTGGAATTCGCAGGCTAAGTGCTTCAACATCTAGCGTTATCGGAATGCTTGAACCAGTTTTGGCTGGAGCATTTGCTTGGATCTGGTTATCGCAATCATGGACAGCGATTCAATTATTTGGCGGGCTTATTGTATTAATCGGTATCTATATTGCAGATCGAGCAAAGACAAACGCTAAATAA
- the dnaB gene encoding replicative DNA helicase, with product MSIAELPNNSSRANSSYNNSQNNISAEFERTPPQDLIAEQSVLGGMLLSKDAIADVLEILRERDFYRPAHELIYDAILDLYGRGEPADAVTVSAELTKRGDIARAGGAPYLHTLISSVPTAANASYYAKIVREHAIMRRLVEAGTKIVQLGYNVEGEVDDAVDQAQAEVYAVTERRTSEDYVQLATLLPEALDEIEAIQKGTGIEGVKSGFRDLDLLTHGFHPGNMIILAARPAVGKSTLGLDIARHASIHDGKTSVIFSLEMSRSEITMRMLSAEARVGLNNIRAGQLSDEEWSKLARRMGEISAAPLFIDDSPNLSMMEIRAKARRLKQRHDLKLIVIDYLQLMTSGKRVENRQQEVSEFSRHLKLMAKELNVPVIAISQLNRSPEQRSDKKPMLSDLRESGSIEQDADVVILLHRDDMYDSQNRSGEADLIVAKHRNGQTKTITVAAQLHFARFADMAPSAGAGRDFTAQQEPQDGAWNE from the coding sequence GTGAGCATCGCTGAATTACCCAATAACTCTTCGCGAGCCAACTCATCGTATAACAATTCCCAAAACAACATTAGCGCCGAGTTCGAGCGCACACCGCCACAAGATTTAATCGCAGAACAATCTGTTCTCGGCGGAATGCTCTTATCAAAAGATGCAATAGCAGATGTCCTAGAGATTTTACGCGAACGCGATTTCTATCGCCCAGCGCACGAGTTAATTTACGATGCAATTCTCGATCTCTATGGTCGCGGCGAACCAGCGGACGCGGTCACAGTTTCTGCAGAGCTCACAAAGCGCGGTGACATTGCACGTGCAGGTGGTGCACCTTACCTACACACTTTAATTTCATCAGTTCCAACCGCAGCAAATGCAAGTTACTACGCAAAGATTGTTCGCGAACACGCGATCATGCGTCGCCTTGTTGAAGCCGGCACCAAGATTGTGCAACTCGGTTACAACGTCGAAGGTGAAGTCGATGACGCTGTTGATCAAGCGCAAGCCGAAGTTTATGCAGTTACCGAACGCCGCACCTCAGAAGATTATGTACAACTTGCAACGCTGCTACCTGAAGCCCTCGATGAGATCGAAGCGATTCAAAAAGGAACAGGCATTGAAGGAGTTAAATCTGGTTTCCGCGATCTAGATCTCTTAACGCACGGCTTCCATCCCGGCAACATGATTATCTTGGCGGCTCGTCCTGCAGTTGGTAAATCAACTCTCGGCCTTGATATTGCACGACATGCATCAATCCACGACGGCAAAACATCAGTTATTTTCTCGCTCGAAATGTCGCGCTCTGAAATCACAATGCGTATGTTGTCTGCTGAAGCGCGAGTTGGTTTAAATAATATTCGCGCCGGTCAGTTAAGCGATGAAGAATGGTCGAAGCTTGCGCGCCGTATGGGAGAAATCTCTGCCGCACCTCTATTTATCGATGACTCTCCAAACCTTTCGATGATGGAGATCCGCGCTAAAGCCCGCCGTTTAAAGCAGCGCCACGACCTCAAGTTAATTGTTATCGACTACTTGCAGTTGATGACTAGCGGCAAGCGCGTAGAAAACCGTCAGCAAGAAGTATCTGAATTTTCTCGCCACCTAAAACTTATGGCTAAAGAGTTAAACGTTCCGGTTATCGCGATCTCACAGCTCAACCGTTCACCGGAACAGCGTTCAGATAAGAAGCCAATGCTTTCAGACCTTCGCGAATCTGGTTCGATCGAACAAGATGCCGACGTAGTTATCTTGCTCCACCGCGATGATATGTATGACTCTCAAAACCGATCAGGTGAAGCAGATCTAATCGTTGCTAAGCACCGTAACGGTCAGACCAAGACGATCACCGTTGCTGCGCAACTTCACTTTGCGCGCTTTGCAGATATGGCGCCGAGTGCCGGTGCAGGTCGCGACTTCACTGCACAGCAAGAACCACAAGATGGCGCTTGGAACGAATAA
- a CDS encoding acyl-CoA dehydrogenase yields MSHYNANLRDIEFCLFDLFQTEKVLGTSIFSELDRETAMGMLEEMKRLTENDLAESFVEGDRVGAILNKETGNVTLPESFKKSYKAYIDGEWWRLDAPVDLGGTKVPAAVRWAIAEMVLGSNPAIHIYASGYAFAQVAYVLGTEDQKQMAKLMVDRHWGATMQLTEPDAGSDVGAGRSKAVQQPDGTWHITGTKRYITSGDADFYENVMHFVLARREGGGPGTKGLSLFLIPKFMFDLKTGDLGKRNGVFVTSLENKMGLNVSATCEVNLGEKEPAVGYLLGEVHEGIAQMFKVIEFARMMVGTKAIATLSAGYQQALSYAKTRVQGGDMKVMNDKASPRVTIIHHPDVRRSLMVQKSYSEGMRALVLYTATIQDEIELARAAGDEAKVKTMEALNDLLLPVVKGYGSEKSWTLLGTESLQTFGGAGFTQDWPLEQYVRDAKIDTLYEGTTAIQGLDFFFRKVVKDGGKALGLLGKEIQTFAEAGGAHAEEKQALLKALGDLNGMVGVLVGHAMASQESAPEIYKVGLNTSRVLMAVGDIITSWLLLRQADIAAERLPSASAKDADFYTGKIASAKFFVTNYLPHITADRKIVEATDSSIMEISENAF; encoded by the coding sequence ATGAGCCATTACAACGCCAACCTGCGCGATATCGAATTCTGCCTCTTTGACCTCTTCCAAACCGAGAAGGTGCTGGGGACTTCCATCTTTAGCGAACTCGATCGCGAAACTGCGATGGGGATGTTGGAAGAGATGAAGCGCTTAACCGAGAACGATCTCGCTGAATCTTTCGTTGAAGGCGATCGCGTTGGTGCGATTCTCAATAAAGAAACTGGAAATGTCACACTTCCAGAAAGTTTTAAAAAATCTTATAAAGCTTATATTGATGGTGAATGGTGGCGTCTTGATGCGCCGGTTGATTTAGGCGGAACAAAAGTTCCGGCTGCAGTTCGTTGGGCGATCGCCGAAATGGTTTTAGGTTCAAACCCTGCGATTCACATTTATGCATCTGGTTATGCATTTGCACAAGTTGCATATGTTTTGGGCACCGAAGATCAGAAGCAGATGGCGAAGTTGATGGTTGATCGCCACTGGGGCGCAACGATGCAGTTAACAGAACCAGATGCTGGTTCAGATGTTGGTGCAGGTCGCAGCAAGGCGGTGCAACAACCTGATGGAACTTGGCATATCACCGGCACAAAGCGCTACATCACATCAGGTGATGCAGACTTCTACGAGAACGTTATGCACTTCGTTCTTGCTCGCCGCGAAGGTGGCGGACCAGGAACTAAGGGGTTGTCACTCTTCTTAATTCCTAAATTTATGTTTGATCTCAAGACCGGTGATCTCGGAAAGCGTAACGGCGTTTTTGTAACCTCACTTGAAAACAAGATGGGTCTAAACGTCTCCGCTACATGCGAAGTAAACCTCGGCGAGAAAGAGCCAGCAGTAGGTTATTTGTTAGGTGAAGTCCACGAAGGTATCGCGCAGATGTTTAAGGTAATTGAATTTGCGCGCATGATGGTTGGTACAAAGGCGATCGCGACTTTATCCGCTGGATATCAGCAAGCACTTAGCTATGCGAAAACCCGCGTACAAGGCGGGGATATGAAGGTTATGAACGATAAGGCGAGCCCGCGCGTAACGATTATCCATCACCCAGATGTGCGTCGTTCGCTGATGGTGCAGAAGTCATACTCCGAAGGTATGCGCGCACTAGTTCTATACACCGCAACTATTCAAGATGAGATTGAACTTGCTCGCGCAGCTGGCGATGAGGCAAAAGTTAAGACAATGGAAGCGCTTAATGATCTCTTGCTGCCAGTTGTTAAGGGTTACGGCTCTGAAAAATCTTGGACACTTCTTGGTACTGAATCGCTACAAACATTTGGTGGCGCAGGATTTACGCAAGATTGGCCGCTAGAACAATATGTTCGCGATGCCAAGATCGATACTTTGTATGAAGGCACAACTGCAATTCAGGGTCTTGATTTCTTCTTCCGTAAAGTTGTTAAAGATGGCGGAAAAGCACTTGGCCTTCTTGGAAAAGAGATCCAAACATTTGCTGAAGCAGGCGGTGCACATGCTGAAGAGAAGCAAGCGCTTCTCAAGGCTCTCGGTGATCTAAATGGCATGGTCGGCGTTCTTGTTGGACATGCCATGGCATCACAAGAATCTGCGCCAGAGATTTATAAAGTTGGTTTAAATACATCGCGTGTATTGATGGCAGTTGGCGACATCATCACTTCTTGGTTATTACTACGCCAAGCAGATATCGCTGCTGAGCGTTTGCCGAGCGCATCTGCAAAGGATGCCGATTTCTACACCGGCAAGATCGCATCAGCTAAGTTCTTTGTGACAAATTACCTGCCACATATCACCGCTGATCGTAAGATCGTTGAGGCCACCGATAGTTCAATCATGGAAATCTCTGAAAACGCCTTTTAA
- a CDS encoding cell division protein CrgA: MPKSKLRKKVQEKHAHEEQIFDAEPHGPIESPSWLAPVMVANFLVGLFWIVVFYVSQTTYPIPGIGAWNMIIGFSFIGVGFSLATKWR; this comes from the coding sequence ATGCCAAAGTCGAAATTGCGTAAAAAGGTTCAAGAAAAGCACGCTCACGAAGAGCAGATCTTTGATGCTGAGCCACACGGCCCAATCGAGAGCCCAAGCTGGCTTGCTCCAGTTATGGTCGCCAACTTCCTGGTCGGCCTCTTCTGGATCGTCGTCTTCTACGTAAGTCAGACCACCTACCCAATTCCGGGTATCGGCGCATGGAACATGATTATCGGCTTTAGCTTTATTGGGGTTGGATTCAGCCTCGCAACCAAGTGGCGTTAG
- the rpsR gene encoding 30S ribosomal protein S18: MGARNNRNLKEPKNKGAKAAALNKKFKKKPCSFCRDKVTYIDYKDIATLRKYISDRGKIRARRVTGACTQHQRSVATAVKNSREVALLPYTSTAR, encoded by the coding sequence ATGGGAGCAAGAAATAACCGGAACCTCAAGGAACCGAAAAATAAGGGCGCAAAAGCTGCAGCCCTAAATAAGAAGTTCAAGAAGAAGCCTTGCAGCTTCTGCCGCGACAAGGTGACATATATCGATTACAAAGATATCGCCACACTTCGCAAGTACATTTCCGATCGCGGCAAGATCCGCGCTCGTCGCGTCACTGGCGCATGCACACAACACCAACGCTCGGTCGCAACAGCTGTCAAGAACAGCCGTGAAGTAGCGCTCTTGCCTTACACATCGACGGCTCGCTAA
- the dcd gene encoding dCTP deaminase, with protein MLLSDRDIRSEINAGRVAVEPFEEAMIQPSSVDVRLDKFFRVFENHKYSVIDPSIEQAELTREVVAEDGEAFILHPGEFVLASTYEIITLPDDIAGRLEGKSSLGRLGLLTHSTAGFIDPGFSGHITLELSNVANLPVKLFPGMKIGQLCLIKLSSPAEHPYGSAKYGSRYQGQRGPTASRSFLNFHQSKIK; from the coding sequence GTGCTTCTAAGTGATCGCGATATCCGCTCTGAAATCAACGCCGGCCGCGTCGCCGTCGAACCATTTGAAGAGGCGATGATCCAACCTTCATCGGTTGATGTCCGCCTCGATAAATTCTTCCGCGTCTTTGAAAACCACAAGTACTCAGTTATCGATCCATCGATCGAACAAGCCGAGCTAACTCGCGAAGTCGTCGCCGAAGATGGCGAAGCATTTATCTTGCACCCAGGCGAATTCGTTCTCGCCAGCACCTACGAAATCATCACCTTGCCCGATGATATTGCCGGTCGCCTTGAAGGAAAATCTTCACTCGGCCGCCTTGGCTTGCTTACACATTCAACTGCTGGCTTTATCGATCCGGGATTTTCTGGACACATCACCCTTGAACTTTCCAACGTAGCAAATCTGCCGGTAAAGCTATTCCCAGGAATGAAGATCGGTCAGCTCTGTCTGATCAAACTCTCATCTCCTGCTGAGCATCCATACGGCAGTGCGAAATACGGCTCTAGATATCAGGGTCAACGCGGACCAACCGCAAGCCGCTCCTTCTTAAATTTCCACCAAAGCAAGATCAAGTAA
- a CDS encoding response regulator transcription factor yields MPKSSESTNYRILVVDDESSISDLISTSLRFVGFEVRTAATGSEALTVAEEFKPHAVVLDVMLPDSDGFEVCRQLRSEGLNIGVLFLTAKDGMEDKVAGLTIGGDDYMTKPFSLEELVARLRALLRRIGVAEINTDDEKIRFADLELNEATHEVRRGGVLLEMSPTEFQLLRYLLINADRVVSKSQILDHVWQYDFRGDAGIVETYISYLRKKIDIFDPPLIHTVRGVGYRLRLPAAK; encoded by the coding sequence ATGCCTAAGAGCTCTGAAAGCACCAATTACCGAATTCTCGTCGTTGATGATGAATCCAGTATCAGCGATCTAATCTCAACAAGTCTGCGCTTCGTCGGTTTTGAAGTTCGCACTGCTGCGACCGGCTCTGAAGCTTTAACAGTTGCTGAAGAATTCAAACCGCATGCTGTCGTACTCGATGTGATGCTTCCAGATTCAGATGGTTTTGAAGTCTGTCGCCAACTGCGCAGCGAAGGTTTAAATATTGGCGTGCTCTTCTTAACCGCTAAAGATGGCATGGAAGATAAAGTTGCCGGGTTAACAATCGGTGGCGATGATTACATGACCAAACCATTTAGTTTGGAAGAACTTGTTGCGCGTTTGCGTGCCCTGCTTCGCCGTATTGGTGTTGCTGAGATAAATACCGATGATGAAAAGATTCGCTTTGCTGACCTTGAACTAAATGAAGCAACTCATGAGGTTCGTCGCGGCGGCGTTTTACTTGAGATGTCTCCAACTGAATTTCAACTTCTGCGCTACTTATTAATTAACGCCGATCGCGTTGTCTCTAAATCTCAAATTCTTGATCACGTCTGGCAATACGATTTCCGCGGTGATGCCGGAATTGTCGAAACATATATCTCCTACTTACGAAAGAAGATCGATATCTTCGATCCACCACTAATTCATACGGTTCGCGGCGTTGGTTACCGCTTGCGCTTGCCAGCAGCGAAGTAG
- a CDS encoding LemA family protein encodes MEIIIALAVVGLLVLFFVAQYNRLIRLNISVDESFAQIEVQLKRRSDLIPNLVETVKGYAAHEQGTFDAVVTARAKATTASTVADVAAADGMLTQALRGLLAVAEAYPDLKASSNFLSLQEELSTTENKVAFSRQFYNDNVRNLNTAVKTIPTSFFAGFAKVTEREFYEVTDPQDRNVPKVTF; translated from the coding sequence ATGGAAATCATTATCGCGCTCGCAGTTGTTGGTCTTCTCGTACTTTTCTTCGTTGCTCAATACAACCGACTCATCCGCTTAAATATCAGCGTCGATGAATCATTTGCTCAGATCGAAGTGCAGTTAAAGCGCCGCTCTGACTTAATCCCAAATTTAGTTGAAACCGTAAAAGGTTATGCCGCGCACGAACAAGGCACCTTCGATGCCGTTGTTACAGCGCGCGCTAAGGCGACCACTGCTTCAACGGTTGCCGATGTTGCAGCCGCTGATGGAATGTTGACGCAAGCGCTCCGCGGATTGCTCGCAGTCGCTGAGGCTTACCCAGATCTCAAAGCATCATCAAACTTCTTATCTCTACAAGAAGAACTTTCAACAACTGAAAATAAAGTTGCTTTCTCACGTCAGTTCTATAACGACAACGTTCGCAACCTCAACACCGCTGTAAAAACCATCCCGACCAGCTTTTTCGCAGGTTTTGCAAAGGTTACAGAGCGCGAATTTTATGAAGTTACCGATCCTCAAGATCGCAACGTTCCAAAGGTAACTTTCTAA
- the rplI gene encoding 50S ribosomal protein L9 has protein sequence MKLILTREVTKLGSAGDVVTVKDGYARNFLLPRGVAIAWSLGGEKQIEGIRRARAAREVRDIDHAKEIKASLEKAAVTVSVKAGTAGRLFGSVTDKDIAAAIKAAAGVDIDRHSIKTAGHIKKAGEHTVKVSLAHSVVATVTVKVVAAK, from the coding sequence ATGAAACTTATCCTTACTCGCGAAGTTACAAAGCTCGGTTCAGCCGGCGATGTAGTAACTGTTAAAGATGGCTACGCACGCAACTTCTTGTTGCCACGTGGCGTTGCAATCGCATGGTCACTTGGTGGCGAAAAGCAGATCGAAGGAATCCGTCGCGCTCGCGCTGCACGTGAAGTCCGCGATATCGATCACGCTAAAGAGATCAAGGCATCACTTGAAAAGGCAGCAGTTACAGTTTCAGTTAAAGCTGGAACAGCTGGCCGCCTATTCGGTTCTGTCACAGATAAAGACATCGCAGCAGCTATCAAGGCAGCAGCAGGCGTCGATATCGACCGTCACAGCATCAAGACTGCTGGACATATCAAGAAGGCTGGCGAGCACACAGTTAAGGTCTCACTTGCACATTCAGTTGTTGCAACAGTGACCGTAAAGGTTGTAGCTGCTAAGTAA
- a CDS encoding magnesium and cobalt transport protein CorA, giving the protein MIVDYALYQNGVRYKEPSNLPELISKARNGEGFIWLGLAEPTPNEFEKIVGDFRFHPLAVEDAITAHQRPKFEEYPGVQAFVLKTAFYDESSSQVSTGEIFCFIGDYFIVVVRHGNGAPLVNTRHALESNPEQLAKGPYAVMHAILDHVIDCYIDISIELENDVIGVEQKVFSGTSKTVSRDIYLLKREIIEFRHAIDPLLSPLQQIASVGARNIPESLTPFFRDTLDHLARASDAAAGLDSLLASALQADLAQVQVQQNADMRKITSYVALASVPTMVAGIYGMNFDVMPELRWKYGYPLVVGSLAILTVVLYRKFKKSGWL; this is encoded by the coding sequence ATGATCGTTGACTACGCCTTGTATCAAAATGGAGTTCGCTACAAAGAACCTTCTAATCTCCCTGAGTTAATTAGTAAAGCGCGCAATGGCGAAGGTTTTATCTGGTTGGGGCTAGCTGAGCCAACCCCAAATGAATTTGAGAAAATAGTAGGAGATTTTAGATTCCATCCTTTAGCAGTCGAAGATGCAATCACCGCTCATCAACGCCCAAAATTTGAAGAGTATCCGGGAGTGCAAGCGTTTGTTTTAAAAACCGCATTTTATGATGAGAGTAGTAGCCAAGTCTCAACTGGAGAAATCTTCTGTTTTATTGGAGATTACTTCATCGTCGTTGTTCGCCACGGAAATGGTGCACCACTTGTTAATACGCGCCATGCCCTCGAAAGCAATCCCGAGCAGTTGGCCAAAGGCCCTTATGCAGTTATGCATGCGATTCTCGATCATGTTATCGATTGTTATATTGATATTTCAATTGAATTAGAAAATGATGTGATTGGAGTGGAGCAGAAAGTATTTAGCGGAACTTCCAAAACGGTATCGCGAGATATTTACTTGCTAAAGCGCGAGATTATCGAATTCCGCCATGCGATTGATCCGCTACTTTCGCCGCTACAACAAATTGCAAGTGTGGGCGCACGTAATATTCCTGAATCGCTAACGCCGTTTTTCCGCGACACCCTTGATCATTTAGCGCGCGCATCTGATGCCGCTGCTGGATTGGATTCATTGCTTGCATCTGCGCTACAGGCAGATTTAGCGCAAGTTCAAGTTCAACAAAATGCAGATATGCGAAAGATTACTTCTTACGTAGCTTTAGCATCGGTCCCAACTATGGTCGCTGGTATTTACGGAATGAACTTTGATGTAATGCCTGAATTACGCTGGAAATATGGCTATCCGCTAGTAGTTGGTTCGCTGGCAATTCTTACCGTAGTTCTTTATCGCAAATTTAAGAAATCTGGTTGGCTCTAG